In Leptospira ellinghausenii, the following proteins share a genomic window:
- the uvrB gene encoding excinuclease ABC subunit UvrB: MANFKMVSPFKAAGDQVKAIENIAKSFGEGKNKITLVGVTGSGKTFTMAEVITRVKKPTLILSHNKTLAAQLFREFKEFFPENAVEYFVSYYDYYQPEAYVPSSDTFIEKDMSMNEEIDKLRLRATSSLLERDDVIIVSSVSCIYGLGSPEDYMNSVVMLHVGDKIDRDQIIRKFLHIQYARNDIDFSRGNFRVRGDTIEIMPSYQEEGIRIELFGDEIDGLSKIDPLTGKVKTKLDRVVVYPAKHFITSGPKIKDAIEKIKEEMAAQKEYFLKQGKHLEAERIESRTNYDMEMLLELGYCSGIENYSRHLTGRSEGERPACLLDYFPGKDFLLIIDESHVTLPQIGGMYAGDRSRKQTLVEFGFRLPSALDNRPLNFVEFESMTPRTLYVSATPDTNELEKSEAVFEQIIRPTGLLDPIVEVRPTTNQIEDLLNEIRLRIEQKERILITTLTKKMSEDLTDYYKEVGLKIAYLHSEIDTIERTEIIRDLRKGVYDCIVGINLLREGLDIPEVSLVAILDADKEGFLRNYKSLIQTIGRAARNVNGKAILYADRMTDSIKKAISETERRRLIQKSHNQKMGITPQTIQKEIHDILPREMAEEDSKEEALKDLEKEFTLKKYKTKDKLREALKREMLRYAQDLDFEKAAMFRDKMLALGPDKIES, encoded by the coding sequence ATGGCAAATTTCAAAATGGTTTCTCCTTTCAAAGCTGCCGGAGACCAAGTGAAAGCAATTGAAAATATTGCGAAGTCATTCGGTGAAGGTAAAAATAAAATCACCCTTGTGGGTGTCACTGGTTCAGGGAAAACCTTTACGATGGCTGAGGTCATCACACGTGTCAAAAAACCTACACTGATATTATCTCATAACAAAACCTTGGCGGCACAATTATTTCGTGAGTTTAAGGAATTTTTTCCTGAAAATGCCGTAGAGTATTTTGTATCTTATTACGATTATTACCAACCTGAAGCTTACGTGCCATCATCGGATACATTTATCGAAAAAGATATGTCGATGAATGAAGAGATCGATAAACTCAGGTTACGTGCGACGTCTAGTCTTTTAGAGCGCGATGATGTCATCATCGTCAGTTCCGTTTCTTGTATTTATGGTTTGGGTTCTCCTGAAGATTATATGAACTCGGTTGTCATGTTACATGTGGGTGATAAAATCGATCGTGACCAAATCATTCGTAAGTTTTTACACATCCAATATGCACGTAATGATATTGATTTTAGTCGTGGGAATTTCCGAGTTCGCGGAGATACGATTGAAATTATGCCATCCTATCAAGAAGAGGGAATTCGCATCGAACTCTTTGGTGATGAAATTGATGGACTTTCCAAAATTGATCCACTCACAGGAAAGGTCAAAACCAAACTAGACCGAGTGGTTGTTTACCCTGCAAAACACTTCATCACTTCAGGCCCAAAAATTAAAGATGCCATTGAAAAAATCAAAGAGGAGATGGCGGCCCAAAAAGAGTATTTTTTAAAACAAGGAAAACACTTAGAAGCCGAACGGATCGAATCTCGCACAAACTATGATATGGAAATGTTACTTGAACTTGGTTATTGTAGTGGGATCGAAAACTATTCGAGGCATTTGACAGGACGTTCGGAAGGGGAAAGACCTGCATGTTTACTCGATTATTTTCCTGGAAAAGATTTTTTACTCATCATTGACGAGTCACACGTAACACTTCCGCAAATTGGTGGTATGTATGCAGGTGATAGGTCCAGAAAACAAACGTTAGTGGAGTTTGGCTTTCGCCTTCCAAGTGCCCTTGACAATCGACCACTTAACTTTGTGGAATTTGAATCCATGACACCGAGGACTTTGTATGTGTCTGCCACTCCCGATACAAACGAACTCGAGAAAAGTGAAGCAGTTTTTGAACAGATCATTCGCCCAACGGGTCTTCTTGACCCAATTGTGGAAGTAAGGCCAACCACCAATCAAATTGAAGATTTACTCAATGAAATTCGTTTGCGAATTGAGCAAAAAGAAAGAATCCTTATCACCACTTTGACAAAAAAAATGTCAGAAGATTTAACTGACTATTACAAAGAAGTGGGTCTAAAGATCGCCTACTTACATTCAGAAATTGATACAATCGAACGAACGGAAATCATCCGAGATTTACGAAAAGGTGTTTATGATTGTATAGTCGGGATCAATTTACTCCGAGAAGGTTTGGATATTCCCGAAGTGTCACTTGTTGCCATCCTTGATGCCGATAAAGAAGGGTTTTTGCGAAATTACAAATCTTTGATTCAGACCATTGGTCGTGCTGCAAGGAACGTAAATGGAAAGGCAATTTTGTATGCGGATCGAATGACTGATTCCATTAAAAAAGCAATCAGTGAAACCGAGAGACGTAGATTGATCCAAAAGTCGCATAACCAAAAGATGGGGATCACTCCACAAACCATCCAAAAGGAAATTCATGATATCCTTCCACGAGAGATGGCGGAAGAAGATAGCAAAGAAGAAGCCTTAAAAGATTTAGAAAAAGAATTTACATTGAAGAAATACAAAACCAAAGACAAGTTACGTGAAGCATTAAAACGAGAGATGTTACGTTATGCTCAAGATTTGGATTTTGAAAAAGCTGCTATGTTTCGTGACAAAATGTTAGCACTCGGCCCAGATAAAATCGAATCATAA
- a CDS encoding ATP-binding protein: MPFPLSRTELEKEIKTLFSNGLSGNVNDFTSWVFMETQRKFKDVPNVTLETVTTVMNEFVKEGLITTNPIDPREYYITDESPIIRKMGTSESFVILGALHYNPMQYVRARLAYFLKRNGIDEELRMDLCIATVEAVENAAKYGDGGGVEVTFQIDKQKVFTIEMINTVKDFNLEDDIQRGKFSSTATLMRGMMVMQKLFDSVDLEITDNRKQAILKATRKLT, encoded by the coding sequence ATGCCGTTCCCTCTCTCCAGAACCGAGTTAGAGAAAGAAATCAAAACTTTGTTCTCCAATGGACTTTCGGGGAATGTGAACGATTTTACCTCTTGGGTGTTTATGGAAACCCAGAGAAAATTCAAAGATGTACCAAACGTAACTTTGGAAACTGTCACCACTGTGATGAATGAGTTTGTCAAAGAAGGACTCATCACCACAAACCCCATTGACCCGCGAGAGTATTACATTACAGACGAGTCTCCCATCATCCGAAAGATGGGAACATCAGAATCTTTTGTGATCCTTGGAGCACTTCACTATAACCCCATGCAGTATGTGCGAGCTAGACTTGCCTACTTTCTCAAACGGAATGGAATTGATGAAGAGTTACGGATGGATCTTTGTATCGCCACCGTAGAAGCCGTTGAAAATGCCGCCAAGTATGGTGATGGTGGTGGTGTGGAAGTTACCTTCCAAATCGATAAACAAAAAGTGTTTACGATTGAAATGATCAATACTGTAAAAGATTTTAATTTAGAAGATGATATCCAAAGAGGTAAATTTTCTTCCACTGCAACACTAATGCGTGGTATGATGGTCATGCAAAAACTTTTTGATTCAGTGGACTTAGAGATCACTGATAACAGAAAACAAGCTATCCTAAAAGCAACTCGTAAACTAACATAG
- a CDS encoding tRNA (cytidine(34)-2'-O)-methyltransferase, which yields MEVALYRPEIPPNTGNIARLCVNAGVPLSIVGEPAFDLSEKAVRRAGLDYWKDLDLTQFPSFEEFQRTKQREGKRIFLVSKFGKKTYWDVSFSSQDVFLFGRETSGLPEEIHKGHPSDQIISIPMAETSRSINLSNAVAIILYEALRQEKTRTNP from the coding sequence TTGGAAGTTGCATTGTATCGGCCAGAAATTCCACCTAACACTGGCAACATCGCCCGTTTGTGTGTCAATGCGGGGGTTCCTCTGTCCATTGTGGGTGAGCCAGCCTTTGATCTTTCTGAAAAGGCAGTGAGGAGGGCGGGACTCGACTATTGGAAGGACTTGGATTTGACTCAGTTTCCTTCCTTTGAAGAATTCCAAAGGACAAAACAAAGGGAAGGGAAACGAATTTTCTTAGTATCTAAGTTTGGGAAAAAAACTTATTGGGATGTTTCATTCTCCTCGCAGGATGTGTTTTTATTTGGTCGTGAGACCTCTGGGCTTCCAGAAGAAATACACAAAGGTCACCCTTCTGACCAAATCATTTCGATTCCTATGGCAGAAACGAGTCGTTCGATCAATTTATCCAATGCTGTTGCCATCATCCTTTATGAAGCACTGCGCCAAGAAAAAACAAGGACTAATCCCTAA
- a CDS encoding S1 RNA-binding domain-containing protein: MKGPSSEFDRLLEESFKKRQSIEPGSRHEAKVTAVKNDYVFIRTIDNKVIGNISTEEWREEVLPNIGDTLLVYFLKENSGDFYFTTCLSQDNLTEENLELANQFEIPVLGQLLLEGNGGWDVKLGSYTAFVPFSQLDVSLKGKNISGKRIKFIISELGKKQSKILLSQKKIADKERETKKQLLRDELKIGMFVSCTVKSIHKFGLIVDMDGLDALVPQSEATYKKSPDLTTEFRVGETLRAKILTLDWSTNKISLSVKDFLSDPWSGKLPFKESDIISGTVESIKPFGLFVRLGEDFSGLVPNKETGIPQRTPLNTIFQPGQKLEVFVLEINPEKRQIALSISKASEAKDRMEYQEYLSKDESNPSVSSFGLALKKSLENQNQKKKK; this comes from the coding sequence ATGAAAGGCCCATCCTCAGAATTTGACCGTTTATTAGAAGAAAGTTTTAAAAAAAGACAATCCATTGAACCTGGCTCACGCCATGAAGCGAAAGTAACAGCTGTTAAGAATGATTATGTATTCATTAGAACCATTGACAATAAGGTCATTGGTAATATCTCTACAGAAGAATGGAGAGAAGAAGTTCTACCAAACATTGGTGATACTCTTCTCGTATATTTTTTAAAAGAAAATTCTGGTGATTTTTATTTCACGACTTGTCTCTCGCAAGACAACCTAACAGAAGAAAATTTAGAACTCGCAAATCAATTTGAAATCCCAGTTCTTGGCCAACTATTATTGGAAGGGAATGGTGGATGGGATGTGAAACTCGGTAGTTACACTGCTTTTGTTCCGTTTAGCCAATTGGATGTTTCACTCAAAGGTAAAAATATTTCTGGTAAACGGATTAAGTTTATTATCTCGGAACTTGGGAAAAAACAATCCAAAATCCTACTTTCTCAAAAGAAAATTGCTGATAAAGAAAGAGAAACCAAGAAACAATTGTTACGTGATGAATTGAAGATAGGAATGTTTGTGTCCTGCACTGTCAAAAGTATTCATAAGTTTGGACTCATTGTGGACATGGATGGACTTGACGCCTTAGTTCCACAATCCGAAGCAACATACAAAAAAAGTCCAGACCTCACAACTGAGTTTCGAGTAGGAGAAACACTCCGTGCAAAAATTCTAACTTTGGATTGGTCTACGAATAAAATCTCCCTCAGTGTAAAAGACTTTTTGTCAGATCCTTGGTCTGGCAAACTTCCGTTTAAAGAATCTGATATCATTTCAGGTACTGTAGAATCCATCAAACCATTCGGACTTTTTGTACGCTTGGGAGAAGATTTTTCTGGTCTTGTTCCCAACAAAGAAACGGGAATCCCACAAAGAACTCCATTGAACACAATCTTCCAACCTGGCCAAAAACTAGAAGTGTTTGTATTGGAAATCAATCCTGAAAAAAGGCAAATTGCTTTATCAATCTCCAAAGCTTCGGAAGCAAAAGACAGAATGGAATACCAAGAGTATCTTTCTAAAGATGAGTCTAATCCTTCGGTTTCCAGTTTTGGCCTTGCTTTAAAAAAATCATTGGAAAACCAAAACCAAAAAAAGAAGAAGTAG
- a CDS encoding histidine kinase, whose protein sequence is MEKISGMGKETSEISDHIKLHIENGKILSLKTHRVSKSVEEHIKEAVGLILDRLTYPTLVPTLYTIIKELAINACKANQKRVFFEERGYSMLNPSEYARGVREYREMFSEEMSNEFGIKAKKKGYYCLINFKYNDDGIIIEVINNTPIAKEEEKSIRERLEKGMMYDDIAQFYIDNADTSEGAGLGLALILIMLKGEGIDPNFFRIIIGEDSTIARLEIPLTEKFISQRDSN, encoded by the coding sequence ATGGAAAAGATTTCGGGTATGGGAAAGGAAACAAGCGAGATTTCTGATCACATCAAATTACATATCGAAAACGGGAAAATTCTCTCGCTAAAGACCCATCGGGTCTCCAAATCCGTCGAGGAACACATCAAGGAGGCCGTAGGCCTCATCTTGGACAGACTCACTTACCCTACCCTTGTTCCCACTCTCTACACCATCATCAAAGAACTCGCCATCAATGCTTGTAAGGCCAACCAAAAACGGGTCTTTTTTGAAGAAAGGGGTTATAGTATGTTAAACCCTTCCGAATATGCAAGAGGGGTTCGGGAATACCGGGAGATGTTTTCGGAAGAAATGTCGAACGAGTTTGGGATCAAAGCCAAAAAAAAAGGATATTACTGCCTCATTAACTTTAAATACAACGATGATGGTATCATCATTGAAGTGATCAATAATACACCCATTGCCAAAGAAGAAGAAAAATCGATACGAGAACGATTGGAAAAAGGTATGATGTATGATGATATCGCTCAGTTTTATATCGACAATGCTGATACATCAGAAGGTGCCGGACTTGGTCTTGCGCTCATTCTCATCATGTTAAAAGGGGAAGGGATTGATCCTAATTTTTTTAGAATCATCATTGGCGAAGATTCCACCATTGCAAGATTGGAAATACCTTTAACGGAAAAGTTTATTTCCCAACGCGATTCTAATTAA
- a CDS encoding glycosyltransferase family 2 protein: protein MTSIPLSCTIITLNEEDNLSRTLQAISFIEDIVVVDSGSTDDTVKIAKSFGARVYHHEFQNYADQKNFAITKTKHDWVLAIDADEVVSPKLKEEILFLFSKLPLETKGYLVPRLTYYLGKWIRFGGYYPNYQMRLFQKSEGQFSGGLVHERVKLNGKPSRLKNPLFHYSYKNISDHLKFIDRYSSLFAEEEFRKGKRSSVFWAFLKGCFKGFYMYWIRLGILDGKQGFVLALLGFYYNFLKYLKLYEKSNSVPSFFIMVDSIHDVESKKSTKKNSDQIHV, encoded by the coding sequence ATGACATCAATTCCCCTTTCTTGTACCATCATCACCTTAAACGAAGAAGACAATCTCAGTCGTACGCTCCAAGCGATTTCCTTCATCGAAGATATCGTTGTCGTGGATTCAGGTTCCACTGATGATACTGTGAAGATCGCTAAATCATTTGGTGCACGTGTTTACCATCATGAGTTTCAAAACTATGCTGACCAAAAAAACTTTGCGATCACAAAAACAAAACATGATTGGGTCCTTGCCATCGATGCTGACGAAGTTGTTTCCCCTAAACTAAAAGAAGAAATTCTTTTTCTTTTTTCAAAACTTCCTTTAGAAACAAAGGGATATCTCGTCCCCAGGCTTACCTATTATTTAGGCAAATGGATTCGATTTGGCGGTTATTATCCAAATTACCAAATGCGTTTGTTCCAAAAATCAGAAGGACAGTTTAGCGGTGGTTTGGTGCATGAAAGGGTAAAACTCAATGGGAAACCATCAAGGTTAAAAAATCCACTTTTCCATTATTCTTACAAAAACATTTCAGATCATTTAAAGTTTATAGATCGTTATTCAAGTTTGTTTGCAGAAGAAGAATTTAGAAAAGGAAAACGATCTTCAGTTTTTTGGGCTTTCTTAAAAGGATGTTTTAAAGGATTTTATATGTATTGGATTCGACTGGGAATCCTAGATGGAAAACAAGGTTTTGTCCTTGCTCTCCTTGGGTTTTATTATAATTTTTTGAAGTATTTGAAGTTGTATGAGAAATCGAACTCAGTCCCTTCTTTCTTTATTATGGTTGATTCGATTCATGATGTAGAGAGCAAAAAATCCACCAAGAAAAATAGCGACCAAATTCACGTTTGA
- a CDS encoding shikimate dehydrogenase family protein: MYSKHTEIFGILGFPLGHTLSPWIHNTLFKLSGYDGVYLVFENEHWKQIGLKPLLDLGVKGVSVTIPFKEWAYTQATDVCEASKTMAASNTLLFRNGISAVNTDGTGALESIKQMNSDLVNPGIEKKILVLGSGGSAKGILFAIAKELEGNHKQHSFKRKVHILARNKEAKNEIEQSLGNPAWLEQPSKEEVIQNREEYDLIIHTTPLGMKGVGGEPILDSHFFTKKHTLFDIVYNPLETELVKEAKKKKAEIIPGYHMLLYQGIRQFELFTGETLKKKWIQKVESILLKELKNRK, from the coding sequence TTGTATTCAAAACACACAGAGATCTTTGGCATATTGGGATTTCCCTTAGGCCATACCCTATCCCCTTGGATCCACAATACTCTATTCAAACTCAGTGGTTATGATGGAGTGTATCTTGTTTTTGAAAACGAACACTGGAAACAAATCGGATTAAAACCTCTCCTCGATTTAGGTGTCAAAGGAGTTTCGGTTACGATACCATTCAAAGAATGGGCGTATACGCAAGCAACCGATGTCTGTGAAGCCTCAAAGACAATGGCAGCATCCAATACACTTCTCTTCCGAAATGGAATCAGTGCTGTGAATACAGATGGTACGGGAGCATTGGAGTCGATCAAACAAATGAATTCAGATTTGGTCAATCCGGGAATTGAAAAAAAAATTTTGGTCTTAGGGAGTGGTGGAAGTGCCAAAGGGATTTTATTTGCCATCGCAAAAGAATTAGAAGGGAATCACAAACAACATTCTTTCAAACGAAAAGTGCACATTCTTGCCCGAAACAAAGAAGCCAAAAATGAAATCGAACAATCGTTAGGAAATCCCGCATGGCTCGAACAACCTTCAAAAGAGGAAGTGATACAAAATAGAGAAGAGTATGATCTCATCATCCATACAACACCACTGGGGATGAAAGGAGTTGGTGGTGAACCAATTTTAGACTCTCATTTTTTTACAAAAAAACACACGTTATTCGACATTGTTTACAACCCTTTGGAAACTGAGCTTGTAAAAGAAGCTAAGAAAAAAAAGGCAGAGATTATCCCTGGTTATCATATGTTACTGTACCAAGGGATCAGACAATTTGAACTTTTTACTGGCGAAACTCTAAAGAAAAAGTGGATCCAAAAAGTGGAATCCATTTTACTGAAAGAATTAAAAAATAGAAAATAA
- a CDS encoding glutamate ligase domain-containing protein gives MQFIEFLNQRQNIEKTRNFNVFQNYTLDGLKPVFEHIQSSFDQKKPKPIRISVVGTNGKGSTSHYLACLFSKLGHNVGLYTSPHLLTPLERLQLVRKGEPSLPNIADINLCFQNFFFEDLKRYESLSYFEFLTVFAYRFFHEQTLDVEIWEAGLGGRLDATKLVEADYIVLTKIGLDHSEILGNTKEAICLEKLGITSDKTLSLFAFQEEVETLPESFHTRPKKDTVPLHVISVPPKESYLETNFLYAKSIVSNILKEQQTSVSDIPFTSIRKPKGRMEVLSNTPIVVFDPSHNPDAIRTTSHEFAKNHRKFHVVLGSLPDKDLAGILNALPEPNLESLILWEGEGFGRFPAPTVRLHERTIRQSSHPELVPLFQGEIPVLVLGSFRLYGIVANLIQNTIKM, from the coding sequence ATGCAGTTCATAGAGTTTTTAAACCAAAGGCAAAACATTGAAAAAACTAGAAATTTTAATGTCTTCCAAAATTACACCCTCGATGGATTAAAACCTGTATTTGAACATATACAAAGTTCCTTTGATCAAAAAAAACCAAAACCCATTAGGATCAGTGTTGTTGGGACAAATGGAAAAGGTTCCACCTCACACTACTTAGCCTGTTTATTCTCTAAATTAGGACACAATGTTGGACTCTATACTTCACCTCACCTACTCACACCTTTAGAAAGATTACAACTGGTGAGAAAAGGTGAACCATCCCTTCCAAATATAGCGGATATAAATCTTTGTTTCCAAAACTTTTTTTTTGAAGATTTGAAACGTTATGAATCTTTGTCTTACTTCGAATTTCTCACTGTATTTGCGTATCGATTTTTCCATGAACAAACTTTGGATGTGGAAATTTGGGAAGCGGGTCTTGGAGGAAGGTTAGATGCCACAAAACTTGTAGAAGCTGACTATATTGTCCTTACCAAAATTGGACTCGATCATTCTGAAATTTTAGGAAACACGAAAGAAGCCATTTGCCTAGAAAAACTCGGCATTACGAGTGATAAAACTTTGTCTCTATTTGCGTTTCAAGAAGAAGTGGAAACACTACCCGAATCTTTTCACACTCGGCCGAAAAAAGATACAGTTCCCCTCCATGTGATTTCCGTTCCACCTAAAGAAAGTTATTTGGAGACTAATTTTCTTTATGCAAAAAGTATCGTTTCCAATATTCTGAAGGAACAACAAACGTCAGTTTCCGACATTCCTTTTACTTCCATTCGAAAACCGAAAGGAAGGATGGAAGTCCTGTCGAACACCCCAATTGTCGTTTTTGACCCTTCCCATAACCCAGATGCCATCCGCACCACCTCACATGAATTTGCGAAAAACCATAGAAAATTCCATGTTGTACTGGGAAGCCTTCCCGACAAAGACCTGGCTGGGATTCTGAATGCCCTACCTGAACCAAACCTAGAAAGCCTGATCCTTTGGGAAGGAGAGGGTTTTGGTCGTTTCCCTGCCCCTACAGTGCGGCTCCATGAGAGAACCATCAGACAAAGTTCCCATCCCGAGTTAGTTCCCTTATTCCAAGGCGAAATTCCGGTTTTGGTGTTAGGAAGTTTCCGACTTTATGGAATTGTGGCAAATTTAATACAAAATACAATAAAGATGTAA
- a CDS encoding TetR/AcrR family transcriptional regulator yields MQTPKEHTRKEILQAAREEFIQLGFEKASMRTIAKKAKVSTSNIYNYFENKEHLLTEILQPVLSGLEKAFAYVSHPDYFEKRFNDSYETWRERFHIALDYVDTNRDDFILLLTKSQGSHLEEFPETVLTRLTKINFEQYSTFKQKNPTYKGEVDEFVVRNILSFFLNIFVQMVRQGISKQDMLVYQDSFLKFLHFGYKGSIASDLN; encoded by the coding sequence ATGCAAACTCCAAAAGAACATACTAGAAAAGAAATTCTACAAGCAGCTCGTGAAGAGTTCATCCAACTTGGTTTTGAAAAAGCCAGTATGCGAACCATTGCCAAAAAAGCAAAGGTCTCAACGAGTAATATCTACAATTACTTCGAAAACAAAGAACACTTACTGACAGAGATCTTACAGCCAGTGTTATCGGGACTTGAGAAAGCATTCGCCTATGTATCACATCCCGATTATTTTGAAAAAAGGTTTAACGACAGTTATGAGACGTGGAGAGAAAGATTCCACATCGCTCTGGATTATGTGGATACAAACAGGGATGATTTTATCCTGCTCCTCACAAAGTCTCAAGGGTCCCATTTGGAGGAATTTCCAGAAACTGTCCTCACAAGACTTACTAAAATCAATTTTGAGCAATATTCAACTTTCAAACAAAAAAATCCAACGTATAAAGGTGAAGTAGATGAGTTTGTGGTCCGTAACATCTTATCATTTTTCCTGAATATCTTTGTCCAAATGGTAAGACAAGGGATTTCCAAACAAGACATGCTTGTTTACCAAGATAGTTTCCTTAAATTTTTGCATTTTGGATACAAAGGATCGATTGCCTCCGATTTGAACTGA
- a CDS encoding phosphoribosylanthranilate isomerase — MGTDTKIKICGIKDFATLELCHELGVDFVGLNFSPKSPRGINRRIAEEILSIRHLPGFPKLVFLFFENSTEEILSLTKEFKPDLVQLIRGDHFLTKEIWETFTNQKQLLPAIRIQSPIDSDEELELKSPLVILDSFQKGLGGGSGHIFPWEYVTKVKRPYLLAGGITPNNVQLALNTLKPYGIDVASGVETDGKKDPNKIKELVQNVRNL, encoded by the coding sequence ATGGGAACCGATACCAAAATTAAAATCTGTGGAATCAAAGATTTTGCCACACTTGAGTTATGCCACGAACTCGGTGTGGACTTTGTTGGTCTCAATTTTTCACCCAAATCACCTCGTGGAATCAATCGAAGAATAGCAGAGGAAATACTTTCCATCCGCCACTTACCAGGATTTCCAAAACTTGTTTTTTTATTTTTTGAAAACTCCACTGAAGAGATCCTTTCTCTCACAAAAGAATTTAAGCCAGACCTAGTCCAACTGATTCGTGGTGATCATTTTCTCACAAAAGAAATTTGGGAAACTTTCACAAATCAAAAACAATTACTCCCTGCAATCCGAATCCAATCACCCATCGATTCAGACGAAGAATTAGAACTTAAGTCTCCTCTTGTTATATTGGATAGTTTTCAAAAAGGACTCGGTGGAGGCAGTGGACATATATTCCCTTGGGAATATGTAACCAAAGTAAAACGACCTTATCTACTTGCTGGAGGTATCACTCCAAACAATGTCCAGTTAGCTCTGAATACATTAAAACCTTATGGAATCGATGTAGCAAGTGGAGTGGAAACAGACGGCAAAAAAGATCCTAATAAAATCAAAGAATTGGTACAAAATGTCCGAAACTTATGA